The Dermacentor andersoni chromosome 1, qqDerAnde1_hic_scaffold, whole genome shotgun sequence genomic interval TGCCGCTTGCCCCGTGAAAGTCAACACCCTGACAAGACGCACGCGGCAGAAGCCTTTCCTCTGTTCTCCCCAAAGAGCAGACCTCCCTTCCGGTCAACCGAGTGCGCAGCACGCACCCCATGCCTCGAACGCAGGCTCGCAAGCAGCATGCGCTGCAGAGGAGAGATCTGCCAGGCGCATCTCGCGCCGCTGCCGGCCTTTCTGCGGGGCGACAGACGGGCACCCTGGGCTCCCACTAGACGCGGGAGAGGGAATTCGCACGCACCTATTCGctttcttttgctgttttttcTAACGGAACCCGCACACAGGCTTAATCACGCGCAAGCCGCCAGCGGACGACAACAAGCGAGAGAGAAAAGCAGCACCCTTACTCCTGAACGGTAGCCGCATCCACCACCACTCTCCTGACCCTCTCCCATCATTGAAGAGGAAACCACGCGAAGAAAGTTGAGAGACAGCTCCCGGGTGTGCCACAACCGTTCAGGTAGCTAAGACCAAGAGGGGAAAAAGAACCGTTCTGAGACGAGAGAGAATGGGAGGTGGGGTGCATCCGGGCAAGGGCAGCCGAGGGCTGCGCGccaagaaacaaaagcaagaacgGAACCTGGTCGGCAGACGCCTCCCGTTCATTGGTCGCTGTCGCAGTTCTCCTCCCCCGAGGGGGATGCTCCTGCCGGCGCCCCCGGAGGCAAAGACTTCCTCGGGTCCCGCTGCCAGACACACCAGAAGCCAAGCGGCTCCCAGCCAGAAGTGCTCCGACAATCGCCCCGGAGTGCAGCATCCACCGCCACGCGGCGCTACCTTGCCGGAGAGAACCGGCCCGTAACAGCCAAGGCCAAGCCGTGCCGCCTCCTTGCTCCAGAGACCCGCCGGCCCAGTCGTGAGCCAGGCACTCCTCACCCAGTCCCTTGCATCTCGCTACGCTGAGCGGGCCAGTTTGAATGCAACACTTTGGACGGCCGGGCTACGCCGCAACGTGTTCCGATCAGCGCTCTTCCCTGTAGCACTGCAATGAACGCTGCTAGTGCGGCCCTGGCCATGGCTGTCAACTGCCTCACAGACATGGCCCTTcttgagcagcagcagcaccacgaCTTCACGTGCTACACATCGCTGCACCACCAACACGAACAGATGAAGCCTCTATCGTATGGGGTGCCTCTGTCAGACGGATGCCCAACACCGGCGTCAAGCCCAGCGACTTTGCCACCCTGCTCGCCCGACTCCGAGAGCCCCGCGAGCCTCACCGAGCTCTGTCCAGTCTCTCGGGCTGGAGCCGGCGCACACCTGGACTCCGTGCTGCCGTTCCGGGGGCCCACAAGGGACGAAGGCGAGTCTGACGAATTCGACTCGGATGCTGAGAATGGGAGCGAGTATTCTTCTCAAGACTGCAATAGCACTTCGCCCTTCGGGAAAGGGTCCAGCAGCAAAAGAAAACCCTCGGACAAGGCTCCGCCGCCCCCGGTTGTCCTCAAAAAGAGGCGGCTGGCCGCCAACGCTCGAGAACGGCGCCGAATGCACTCGCTGAACGTTGCTTTCGACAGGTTAAGGGAGGTGGTGCCGTCACTGGGAAACGACCGAAAACTCTCCAAATTCGAAACGCTCCAGATGGCGCAGAGCTACATCAATGCACTCAGCGAACTGCTCCTCAGACAGTGACTTCGCTCATCCAGGCCGCGCACCTGACATTTCCACGGTATCCACTCCTCTCTGTTATTGAAAGTGCCAATGTAGCTGCTGCGCACATGGTGCAAACACACATGTACGCAGGAGTTTCTGGCCTGGGCATGCTGGAAAAGGTATGCGGTCATGAAAGGACTCGGAACAATTTGTTGCGAACTGACTGCCGTC includes:
- the LOC126548624 gene encoding uncharacterized protein; protein product: MNAASAALAMAVNCLTDMALLEQQQHHDFTCYTSLHHQHEQMKPLSYGVPLSDGCPTPASSPATLPPCSPDSESPASLTELCPVSRAGAGAHLDSVLPFRGPTRDEGESDEFDSDAENGSEYSSQDCNSTSPFGKGSSSKRKPSDKAPPPPVVLKKRRLAANARERRRMHSLNVAFDRLREVVPSLGNDRKLSKFETLQMAQSYINALSELLLRQ